The DNA region ATGTCCAGGGCGCCTGTGACATGGGTGCTTACCCGAACGTCTACTCCGGCTACCAGAAGTGCGAGGACGACACCATCCGCAAGCGTATGGAAGAACTCTGGGGTGTCACCGGGCTTCCAGGCGAATACGGTGCAACCCTGGTGGAGCAGATCAACCAGTGCGGCGACCCGATCCGCGCGATGTACATCTTTGCGCTTAACCCCGTCGTCTCCTACCCGGACTCGAACCATGTGATGCGCTCGCTTGAGAAACTCGACTTCCTTGTTGTGCAGGACATCTTCATGACCGAGACTGCGAAGTATGCCGACGTGATTCTGCCCGGCGCCTCCTTCGCCGAGAAGGACGGGACGTTTACCAGCGGCGAGCGGCGTCTCAACCGTGTCCGCAAGGCCGTGGAACCCCCGGGCGAGGCAAGGCCCGACTGGGAGATCTTTGTCGACCTCGCCCACAGGCTCGGGCTCAAGGGATTCGATTTCAACTCGCCGGAGGATATCTGGAATGACGTGCGCCGGGTCACCCCCTCGATGGCCGGCATCTCCTACGAGAGGATAGAAAAGCCCGAGTCACTGCACTGGCCCTGCCCGACCGTGGAGCACCCGGGAACACCGATCCTGCACCGCGAGAAGTTCTCGTCGCCAGACGGCCTTGGACACTTCTTCGGTATCGATTATCGGCCTCCTGCGGAGGTTGCTGACGAGGAGTATCCGTTCACCCTGATGACGGGGCGGCTGCTCTTCCACTATCACACCCGGACGCAGACCGGACGGGCGAAGATCCTCAACCACGAGGTGCCCGAAGCCTATGTGCAGATCAACACGGAGGATGCAGTGCGGCTTAACATCAAGAACGGAGAAAAGATCCGGCTCCGCGGCAGGCGCGGAGAGGCGGAGGCCATTGCCAGGGTGACCGACGAGGTCGGACCCGGCGTGCTGATGATGACGATGCACTTCAGCGGGAAGGGGTCTGTAAACCAGCTGACGAACACCGCGCTCGATCCGATGTCGAAGATGCCGGAGTTAAAGCACAGTGCGGTTGCCGTCGAGAAGATAACGGAGGTGCAGTGAGATGGCAGCCAAGGGAGATATGCTATACGCCTGGACGACGAGCCCCGATATTGCCGGCGTCGCTGAGTGCGGCGGTGCGGTGACCGGTCTGCTCAAGTATGCCCTGGAGAACGATATCGTCGATGCCGTGCTGGCGGTGAAGAAAGGTGTGGACATCTACGACGCCGTCCCGACACTGATCACTGACCCTGCAGATATGGCTGAGACGGCAGGCTCGCTCCACTGCGGGACGCTCCTCCTCTCAAAACTTCTCAAGAGGTACCTTGACGGCGCCGAGAATATGCGCATCGGGATCACGGTGAAGGGCTGCGACGCGATGGGGCTCTACGAACTGGCAAAGCGCAACCAGGTCAACCTGGACAACGTCCTGATGATCGGTGTCAACTGCGGCGGTTCTGTCAGTCCAGTGACCGCCCGTAAGATGATTCGCGAGAAGTTCGGGGTCGACCCGAACGATGTTGTCAAGGAAGAGATCGACAAGGGTCAGTTCATCATCCAGACTAAAGACGGCCAGCACAAGGGCATCTCGATGGACGAACTCGAGGACGAGGGATACGGCCGTCGTCCCAACTGCCGCCGCTGCAAGATGAAGATCCCGCGCCAGGCGGACCTTGCCTGCGGCAACTGGGGTGTCATAGGCGATAAGGCCGGAAAGGCGACCTTCGTTGAGGTCTGCTCCGATAAGGGCGCCGACCTCCTGAACATGGCCGTGAAAGCCGGAGCCATTGCAACCGAGCCTGCAAACCCTAAGGGCGTTGAGATCCGCGGGAAGGTCGAGAACTCGATGCTGAAACTCGGCGACAAGTGGCGGAAGCGTTACTTTGAGGGTCTGGGCGAGGGCAAGGAGCGCCTCCAGAAGATCATGGAAGAGTCGTCACGGTGCACCAAGTGCTACGCCTGCATCGAGCACTGTCCGATCTGCTACTGCGTCGAATGCAGCACGAAAAAGTCCTACCTGGTCCCGCCGGGAGTCCTCCCCGTGCCGTTTATGTTCCACCTGATCCGCTACGCACACGTGGCGGACTCGTGCATCAACTGCGGCCAGTGCGAGGAAGACTGCCCGATGGAGATCCCGAACTCGCTCTACATGCACGCTCTGCAGGTCGAGATGGAGAAGATGTTTGGTCACACCCCTGGCGTGAACCTCGAACTCCCGGTACTTGCGCTTGTTGAAGAGCATGCCGAGCGTGAACGGCTTGCCTCAACCGGAAGCGACCAGATCTTCGATATCTTCAAGTAACTACGGGTGGGTCGTCCGGCGGTTTCGAATGGGCGGCTGGCTTAAGGATCGGTCGCCCCCATCCCACCCAGGCTTCCCGAGAACCAAAGATCGTTTCTGCCTCCGGCCCGTTGTGGTGTTGTAAAGGTTTTTTCCTCTGCTGTGTATACCGGCATGATATTGGTCTTTCCGGGCGCATGATCTTCCGAAAGGATCGATCAGGCGCACGGCGTACACAGAGTGGGCAAATCATGTTCAGGGAGATCAACTGTATAACGATCGGTGGCGAAGAGGCTGTCCGGAAGGTTATAGAGGAGACGCCGGTAGCGGTCTTTGTCAATGGCCGCCACCTGACGACTGTGATCCTGAGCCCTGGCGGGTTTCAGGAGTTCATCACCGGCTACCTCTACACCGAGGAGATCGCCAGGACAGTCGATGATATAGAGTCGATCAG from Methanoculleus receptaculi includes:
- a CDS encoding Coenzyme F420 hydrogenase/dehydrogenase, beta subunit C-terminal domain; translated protein: MAAKGDMLYAWTTSPDIAGVAECGGAVTGLLKYALENDIVDAVLAVKKGVDIYDAVPTLITDPADMAETAGSLHCGTLLLSKLLKRYLDGAENMRIGITVKGCDAMGLYELAKRNQVNLDNVLMIGVNCGGSVSPVTARKMIREKFGVDPNDVVKEEIDKGQFIIQTKDGQHKGISMDELEDEGYGRRPNCRRCKMKIPRQADLACGNWGVIGDKAGKATFVEVCSDKGADLLNMAVKAGAIATEPANPKGVEIRGKVENSMLKLGDKWRKRYFEGLGEGKERLQKIMEESSRCTKCYACIEHCPICYCVECSTKKSYLVPPGVLPVPFMFHLIRYAHVADSCINCGQCEEDCPMEIPNSLYMHALQVEMEKMFGHTPGVNLELPVLALVEEHAERERLASTGSDQIFDIFK
- the fdhF gene encoding formate dehydrogenase subunit alpha: MTDTSEKLRYVHTTCPYCGVGCGLNLVVSDGKLVGVEPYKRTPINEGKLCPKGMTCWEFVQSPDRLTKPLIKKNGEFVEATWDEALDLVASKFKETYENYGPKSLGFQVSCRTPNEECYIMQKLARVAFKTNNIDNCARICHGPSVAGLSLSFGSGAATNPFEDILNADVIFMIGSNPIEAHPLVGRRIVQAKKAGKTIIVCDPRYTPTARLADHYVRYNPSTNIALINSIMYWIIQQNLHDKEFIEKRTTGFEELKKTVENYADVESITGVPTERIKEIAQIYGSANNAVIIYCLGITELTTGTDNVRSLGNLAMLTGNVGRPGTGVNPLRGQNNVQGACDMGAYPNVYSGYQKCEDDTIRKRMEELWGVTGLPGEYGATLVEQINQCGDPIRAMYIFALNPVVSYPDSNHVMRSLEKLDFLVVQDIFMTETAKYADVILPGASFAEKDGTFTSGERRLNRVRKAVEPPGEARPDWEIFVDLAHRLGLKGFDFNSPEDIWNDVRRVTPSMAGISYERIEKPESLHWPCPTVEHPGTPILHREKFSSPDGLGHFFGIDYRPPAEVADEEYPFTLMTGRLLFHYHTRTQTGRAKILNHEVPEAYVQINTEDAVRLNIKNGEKIRLRGRRGEAEAIARVTDEVGPGVLMMTMHFSGKGSVNQLTNTALDPMSKMPELKHSAVAVEKITEVQ